In a genomic window of Vigna angularis cultivar LongXiaoDou No.4 chromosome 6, ASM1680809v1, whole genome shotgun sequence:
- the LOC108321906 gene encoding protein OCTOPUS-like — protein MKRLGRGGMEAVDDPNGVGVGQRGSADGEVEFRRAWAWEEIEEAKLESVVEVLQSSVALENDGGGEEEEEELVAIVEEEEELKTMKDHIDLDSSQAKQQKARDFKDLAGSFFSAASFQDTQSEIADYGFGRRSCDTDPRFSLDVEWFSLDARQLSLDAGRMSFDDPRYLLEEPRASWNGYLLGRSNFSRMPTMLSVVEDASVQHVMRTNTQIPVEEEPVNDDEGVPGGNAQTKEYYSDSSSRRRKSLDRSNSVRKSVSLEVDELTNNGSGGANGNGNLNVNANAKMTPSGVDYVQGVRIEFNEREFRSNSMRE, from the exons ATGAAGCGGCTTGGGAGGGGAGGGATGGAGGCGGTTGACGACCCAAATGGTGTTGGGGTTGGGCAAAGAGGTTCGGCGGATGGCGAGGTAGAATTTCGACGGGCCTGGGCTTgggaagaaattgaagaagcCAAGTTGGAAAGTGTTGTTGAGGTTTTGCAGAGTAGTGTTGCCTTGGAGAATGATGGTGGCGGAGAGGAGGAA GAAGAAGAGCTTGTTGCCATCgttgaagaagaggaggagcTGAAGACAATGAAGGACCACATCGACCTTGACTCATCACAAGCGAAGCAGCAAAAAGCGCGTGACTTCAAGGACCTCGCGGGAAGCTTCTTCTCCGCGGCTTCG TTCCAGGACACGCAGTCGGAGATCGCCGACTACGGCTTCGGGCGGCGGTCTTGCGACACCGATCCAAGGTTCTCGCTAGATGTAGAGTGGTTCTCCCTAGACGCGAGGCAACTCTCGCTTGACGCTGGGAGGATGTCGTTCGACGACCCTCGGTACTTGCTTGAGGAGCCACGGGCGTCGTGGAACGGTTATTTGCTCGGACGGAGCAATTTTTCGAGGATGCCGACGATGTTGTCGGTGGTGGAAGACGCGTCGGTGCAGCATGTGATGAGGACTAATACGCAGATTCCTGTGGAGGAGGAGCCGGTGAATGACGATGAGGGCGTTCCTGGTGGGAATGCACAAACTAAAGAGTACTACTCTGATTCGAGTTCTAGGAGGAGGAAGAGTCTTGATAGGTCTAATTCGGTTAGGAAGAGTGTTAGTTTGGAGGTGGATGAGTTGACTAACAATGGAAGCGGTGGTGCGAATGGGAATGGGAATTTGAATGTGAATGCGAATGCTAAGATGACTCCTTCTGGAGTGGATTATGTGCAGGGCGTGAGAATAGAGTTTAATGAAAGGGAATTCAGGTCGAATTCAATGCGGGAATAA